A genomic window from Gambusia affinis linkage group LG16, SWU_Gaff_1.0, whole genome shotgun sequence includes:
- the alms1 gene encoding uncharacterized protein alms1 encodes MEPEQMATTPSHRLGDEEFQESHLSPALSLMPLISGLEHSVTEYSFFQQGDPEFVPLRAFPDVSMVSERLRFPIHESTIHSSEQSSLSQHPLAQTTLLSDEGASSNSFLSQHDTQRKLSRGDCKETKLETLYDLTDRNNVGIHKDENIFLNKDIPMQDPQADQREVGMQSSSSSSVSAESLTSMKRTGFCPDQPRHTEACKDNMFERQGPPGEASPSQEQKRHKEISNITTGSRSTQPDDSSQELHKEMLSEVQKLSNFEAHEQYSIQICPSFQLPMSLADHIHKETQNRDRGLWSLQNQTGSDGSYLGFLPQSQSTPGVFFAPLKFDVKTKLAHLSAIKDTLSPSITGAHSGDGCLPDTEDPLEASHKVHSLPRLNYLQKVDAWKTKESSERTPPLEGLALQRLSGVPPKKGEEAGSNTLIQQPSTNQDASQISSSTPSGGSSPRRGEAVGRAPGDLENKGSAMPPSASPFGRSQSPSSLGTVVMVADKHQLTNTAPENKTTQSLKDTLPSPSTATQPSRFESFGHFSDVSELSSSQDSYMEIKVGPSAGASSVVSLELDNYAPYWPCKHSATSSPPPGSKELNIDERIPLYLQNLGIDQTPSKILTPFAPRGPIREPEFSPSDLCTSKGSSGSPSKSTQPSESSNPHKGEFSRSSVLSVDSSSSVPRSMDSLGLVSSPSEQLRVKTSPPSNTEAARGESKPASCSGPGERSPSSVLIQNSEQDFKSVAVTVSDTDTKSSVWSSDNTDQDAENSFVSTKALSEIHIFRPPNRTTSWLQSSSFSSSISASTGGDLKSPSSPPWARSSSDSMLTSEKPNQSSTGLESLTSSEQPDSPSTQARRTEPEGCSAAPPDKIQTQPSTAASTTQFSAVLEEDNEEEEKTIPSDLGAESRSSFPVREDADRGVMSDSSSESSLAVRVAKLLQNESSATMTSSTPSVTDQEEGKAREWLKSKVLGQQRDLLLLDAEDRQHIEEIKKQLLMRNPLRSQGTTDTESSSVASSVWVHKETNVPTAAETFPTLSIANKLLAVHPDPHMTLQSNFHLDLEARVCAIAAREGVILPTKRPQTLLSINIPTQRNPVTSSPSNSAPTSTSALSPASDPLHLAELSAGTSSSSKCLSTNLGESETIPLVQITREPPSVHDESTRKSRDMVGGQGEELPPTVTQAVDKQDVGTNVQSSSFLAVGQGFRTSHFTLLPKKILASAAHCPCSGAASAALRDSSLTACSPDEGVRSSSPAEWYDGGKPAADRSDASTIDPQEKGFTPSSPYPADTPVPVLLPYKPRGSEELFYVPQMEADVSSTNRSDTTMESSHTGSDDAVAPTFSSDVLGDQDPRLDRGVAFRHQEGIYSKRLRTAGVTMADRAHTVDAPAAADRGSPALIQGVKPFSQESSNFTRAPSVNLKPCSRDQGTSPIHFPQYQPTELAHDRFHPAHVETVQTETRERELPPPAPRQGASTLDHLWQKFCDQRTKDEARPTGDKNTSLLERLERLSRMIHHMQATPEAESQEERSSYFPGRTPRKERKEIKLSKHGGVTDRGWEVGGGEAEHPTQLNPPSSPADGYEPDSLSTTSTMDTARLVRAFGADRVRNVNSRSRLGKLYSTINKQKGDWRGTKADSSFTLTPSEESVVADSAQTSSSHTFSPQRRPSRVLTAKRPVRGVNKSIQAGELEIVRNGTRRNTRDVGTTFPSPAETRTYGQTSSSSSGTVGGRGGRWRVLPKSNSNQRQKKSKRSPSKPYPKSVSWFIPADNLRSEMRKENRPDKSNTAWFEPYSRTRPWRELLRQRQVRDLNPKVKILSSGLAWVSLQEALEMRRPDFISQSKQRVRCLALQAEERRVQSAFSRERNLLFDELEEPQRLPKTAGTTLLRRAVPRKEMIQRSKQIYENLPEVRRRKEEERRKAEYQSYRLNAKLYNKRVRNRVLGRRTAWQ; translated from the exons atggAACCAGAACAG ATGGCGACGACTCCTTCTCATCGACTAGGAGATGAAG AATTCCAGGAGAGTCATCTGTCTCCTGCTCTGTCACTGATGCCTCTAATCTCAGGACTTGAGCACAGCGTCACTGAATACTCTTTCTTCCAGCAAGGTGATCCAGAATTTGTCCCCCTAAG GGCTTTTCCTGATGTTTCTATGGTATCAGAGAGGCTCCGTTTTCCTATCCATGAGAGCACCATCCATTCCTCTGAGCAGAGCTCACTTTCCCAGCATCCTTTGGCTCAGACAACCCTCCTTTCTGATGAAGGAGCAAGCAGCAACTCCTTCCTATCTCAACAtgacacacaaagaaaactatCAAGAGGAGATTGCAAAGAGACTAAGTTGGAAACACTATACGACTTGACAGACAGGAATAACGTTGGAATTCATAAAGATGAAAATATCTTTCTGAATAAAGACATTCCTATGCAGGATCCTCAAGCCGACCAGAGAGAGGTTGGCATGCAAAGCAGCAGTAGTAGCTCTGTTTCCGCTGAATCCCTGACCTCTATGAAAAGAACTGGCTTTTGTCCAGATCAGCCACGACACACAGAAGCTTGCAAAGACAACATGTTTGAAAGACAAGGTCCACCAGGTGAAGCCAGTCCTTCCCAAGAGCAGAAAAGGCACAAAGAAATCAGTAACATCACTACTGGTTCCCGCTCGACTCAGCCCGATGATAGCAGCCAAGAGTTGCACAAAGAGATGCTGTCTGAGGTACAGAAACTCAGCAACTTTGAGGCACACGAGCAATATTCCATTCAAATTTGTCCATCATTCCAACTTCCCATGTCTTTAGCTGATCACATTCATAAAGAAACgcaaaacagagacagaggcCTATGGTCTTtacagaaccaaacaggaagtgacggTTCCTACCTTGGATTCCTCCCACAGTCTCAATCTACACCAGGCGTTTTCTTTGCGCCACTGAAATTCGATGTCAAGACTAAACTTGCACATCTTTCAGCCATAAAAGATACCTTGTCCCCATCAATTACGGGTGCACACTCAGGTGATGGCTGTCTCCCAGACACAGAAGATCCTCTGGAGGCCTCTCACAAAGTCCATTCCCTCCCTAGGCTCAACTATCTGCAGAAAGTTGACGCCTGGAAGACAAAAGAAAGCTCAGAGAGGACCCCACCATTAGAAGGCCTAGCATTGCAGAGACTTTCGGGAGTTCCTCCTAAAAAAGGTGAGGAGGCAGGATCCAACACCCTTATCCAGCAGCCTTCCACCAACCAGGATGCTTCACAGATCTCTTCCTCTACACCTTCAGGAGGTTCTTCTCCTAGACGAGGAGAGGCTGTAGGCAGAGCTCCTGGTGACTTGGAGAATAAAGGATCTGCTATGCCACCTTCTGCCTCTCCCTTCGGCAGATCACAGTCCCCCTCGTCCCTTGGTACAGTTGTCATGGTCGCTGACAAGCACCAGCTGACCAACACTGCTCCAGAAAATAAGACGACTCAGAGCCTGAAGGACACTCTTCCTTCACCCAGTACCGCCACTCAACCCTCACGATTCGAGAGCTTTGGTCACTTCAGTGACGTCTCCGAACTCTCAAGCTCCCAAGATAGCTACATGGAAATTAAAGTAGGACCTTCTGCCGGAGCCTCTTCTGTCGTCAGCCTTGAGCTTGATAATTATGCCCCCTACTGGCCTTGTAAACATTCAGCAACCTCATCACCTCCTCCAGGGTCTAAAGAGCTCAACATTGACGAACGAATTCCC TTGTATCTTCAAAACCTTGGTATCGACCAAACTCCGTCAAAAATCCTGACTCCGTTTGCACCTAGAGGGCCCATCAGAGAACCAGAGTTTTCTCCCTCTGATCTCTGTACTAGTAAAGGATCTTCTGGATCTCCTTCAAAGAGCACCCAACCTTCAGAGA gtaGCAATCCCCATAAAGGTGAGTTCTCCAGGTCCAGCGTTCTGTCGGTGGATTCCAGTTCATCCGTCCCTCGCAGCATGGACAGTCTTGGTCTGGTTTCCTCGCCCTCAGAGCAGCTCAGGGTGAAGACCTCTCCTCCGTCCAACACAGAAGCCGCTCGGGGGGAGAGCAAACCGGCCTCCTGCTCCGGGCCCGGTGAACGCTCCCCCTCCTCTGTCCTGATCCAAAACAGCGAGCAGGATTTCAAGTCCGTCGCTGTGACCGTCTCTGATACAGATACAAAGTCATCTGTCTGGAGCAGCGATAATACGGATCAAGATGCGGAGAATTCCTTTGTTAGCACAAAGGCATTGTCAGAGATCC ACATTTTCAGGCCACCCAACAGAACAACCAGCTGGCTGCAGAGCTCCTCGTTCTCTTCCTCTATCTCCGCCTCCACTGGCGGAGACCTAAAGTCTCCTTCCTCTCCACCGTGGGCCAGGTCTTCCTCAGACTCCATGCTTACATCAGAGAAACCAAACCAAAGCTCCACTGGGCTAGAGAGTTTGACGTCATCTGAGCAACCCGATAGTCCATCCACGCAAGCCCGCCGGACAGAGCCGGAAGGATGCAGCGCGGCACCTCCAGATAAAATACAGACACAGCCGTCAACAGCCGCAAGTACAACTCAGTTCAGTGCGGTTCTTGAAGAAGacaatgaagaagaagaaaagactaTACCTAGTGATCTCGGTGCAGAGAGTCGCTCTTCCTTTCCCGTTCGCGAGGACGCTGACCGGGGAGTGATGAGCGACAGCAGCAGTGAGAGCTCACTGGCAGTCAGAGTGGCCAAACTACTGCAGAATGAATCGTCAGCCACCATGACATCGAGCACGCCCAGCGTCACAGATCAGGAAGAGGGCAAGGCCAGAG AGTGGCTGAAGTCAAAGGTTTTGGGACAACAGCGtgacctgctgctgttggaCGCAGAAGACAGACAGCACATTGAAGAAATCAAGAAACAGCTCCTGATGAGAAACCCTCTCAGA AGCCAAGGGACCACAGATACAGAAAGCAGCAGTGTGGCCTCCAGTGTTTGGGTCCACAAAGAGACCAATGTCCCTACAGCAGCCGAAACGTTTCCTACCCTCAGCATTGCTAACAAGTTGCTAGCCGTCCACCCAGATCCTCACATGACGCTACAGAGCAACTTTCACCTCGATCTAGAAGCCAGAGTTTGTGCAATCGCTGCCAGGGAAGGAGTAATACTCCCTACAAAAAGACCCCAGACCCTTCTATCCATCAACATACCCACTCAAAGGAACCCTGTGACCTCCTCACCTTCCAATTCAGCCCCCACTTCCACTTCTGCTCTGAGTCCAGCCTCAGACCCCCTCCACCTGGCAGAGCTTTCCGCTGGAACATCATCATCCAGCAAGTGTCTTTCAACCAATCTGGGTGAATCCGAGACGATTCCTTTAGTCCAGATTACAAGAGAACCACCATCTGTGCATGATGAAAGTACCAGAAAGAGTCGAGACATGGTGGGAGGCCAGGGTGAGGAACTTCCCCCCACTGTCACGCAGGCTGTAGATAAACAGGATGTGGGGACAAACGTCCAGTCTAGTTCTTTTCTGGCCGTCGGGCAGGGATTCAGGACAAGTCATTTCACTCTACTGCCTAAAAAAATTTTGGCCTCCGCTGCCCACTGTCCTTGTTCTGGTGCTGCCTCCGCCGCCCTGAGGGACTCCTCTTTGACCGCCTGCAGTCCAGACGAAGGTGTCAGGTCGTCGAGTCCGGCAGAATGGTACGACGGCGGGAAGCCGGCGGCTGACAGGTCAGACGCTTCCACCATTGATCCTCAGGAAAAGGGCTTCACACCATCGAGTCCTTATCCTGCTGACACACCTG TGCCTGTGCTGCTGCCTTACAAACCTCGCGGCAGTGAGGAGCTCTTCTATGTCCCTCAGATGGAAGCGGATGTTTCCTCCACCAACCGGTCCGACACCACCATGGAGAGCTCTCACACAG GGTCAGACGACGCCGTGGCTCCCACCTTCAGCAGTGACGTCCTCGGGGATCAGGACCCCAGGCTGGACCGCGGAGTCGCGTTCAGACACCAGGAGGGCATCTACAGCAAGAGGCTGAGAACAGCTGGTGTCACAATGGCAGACCGCGCACACACAG TAGatgctcctgcagcagcagaccGAGGGTCTCCAGCTCTGATCCAGGGTGTGAAGCCGTTTTCCCAGGAATCATCCAACTTTACCAGAGCGCCTTCAGTCAACCTCAAACCCTGCAGTAGGGATCAGGGTACCAGCCCGATCCACTTCCCCCAGTACCAACCAACAGAGCTGGCTCATGACAGGTTTCATCCAGCACACGTAGAAACGGTGCAAACAGAGACCAGAGAGCGAGAACTTCCTCCGCCGGCACCCCGACAGGGCGCTAGCACCCTGGACCACCTGTGGCAGAAGTTCTGTGATCAGCGGACCAAGGACGAGGCGCGCCCCACCGGCGATAAAAACACTTCCCTGTTGGAGCGACTGGAGCGTCTGTCTCGCATGATTCATCACATGCAGGCTACTCCGGAAGCCGAGAGCCAGGAAGAGCGGAGTAGTTACTTTCCTGGAAGGACGCCGAGGAAAGAACGAAAGGAGATTAAATTGAGCAAACACGGCGGAGTGACGGATAGGGGATGGGAAGTGGGGGGAGGAGAGGCGGAGCATCCAACCCAGCTGAACCCCCCGTCCTCCCCAGCAGACGGGTATGAACCAGATAGCCTGTCGACCACTTCCACCATGGATACGGCCCGACTCGTCAGGGCCTTCGGCGCCGACAGAGTCAGAAACGTGAACAGCCGCTCTCGACTCGGTAAACTGTACAGCACCATCAACAAACAGAAGGGAGACTGGAGAGGAACGAAGGCCGACTCCTCTTTTACCCTCACACCATCCGAGGAATCG GTTGTTGCTGATTCAGCACAAACATCCAGCTCACACACGTTCTCACCACAGCGCAGACCTTCCAGGGTTCTGACAGCCAAGAGGCCTGTAAGAGGAGTCAACAAAAGCATCCAGGCAG GTGAGCTGGAGATTGTTCGTAACGGAACTCGGCGGAACACCAGAGATGTTGGGACTACGTTCCCCTCTCCTGCAGAAACCAGGACTTACGGGCAGACCTCCTCTTCTTCGTCGGGGACggtgggaggaagaggaggaaggtggAGAGTTCTTCCTAAATCAAACAGCAACCAGAGGCAGAAGAAGAGCAAGAGAAGCCCCTCCAAGCCTTACCCTAAAA GTGTTTCGTGGTTCATCCCGGCTGACAACCTGAGGTCTGAGATGAGGAAGGAGAACCGGCCGGACAAGTCGAACACGGCATGGTTTGAGCCGTACAGCAGAACCCGTCCGTGGAGAGAGCTGCTCAGGCAGAGACAAGTCCGAGATCTGAATCctaaagtcaaaatattgtCCTCTGGTCTGGCATGGGTCTCCCTGCAA GAGGCTCTGGAGATGCGGCGGCCGGATTTCATCTCTCAGTCCAAGCAGAGGGTGAGATGTCTGGCTCTGCAGGCCGAGGAGAGGAGGGTCCAGTCTGCGTTCAGTCGAGAGAGAAACCTGCTGTTCGACGAGCTAGAAGAACCTCAGAGGCTGCCCAAAACCGCAG GCACGACACTGTTGAGGAGAGCAGTACCCAGGAAAGAGATGATCCAGAGGTCCAAACA AATTTATGAGAATCTTCCTGAGGTGCGGCGCAGGAAAGAGGAGGAAAGGCGGAAGGCCGAGTATCAGTCGTACAGGCTGAACGCCAAGCTGTACAACAAG agagtGAGGAACCGAGTCCTGGGCAGGAGAACAGCCTGGCAGTGA
- the dctn1b gene encoding dynactin subunit 1 isoform X6 produces the protein MMRQTPTTRKTTARRPKQPSRPAGGGGKGAASGSASASAGEMSSSEPSTPAQTPLAAPVIPTLHSPGNPPAPGPSKEEEALRSQVKDLDEKLETLKMKRTEDKAKLKELEKHKIQLEQLQEWKTKMQEQQAELQKQLKEAKREAKEAMEAKERYMEEMSDTADAIEMATLDKEMAEERAESLQLEVDSLKERVEELTMDLEILKHEIEEKGSDGAASSYHVKQLEEQNSRLKEALVRMRDLSASEKQEHVKLQKQMEKKNTELDSQRGQKEKLQEEMTAAEKTIDELKEQVDAALGAEEMVEMLTERNLDLEEKVRELRETVTDLEAINEMNDELQENARETELELREMLDLGAARVREAEKRVEAAQETVADYQQTIKKYRELTAHLQEVNRELTSQQEASAELQQQPPAEMFDFKIKFAETKAYAKAIEMELRKMEVAQANRHVSLLTSFMPESFLRHGGDHDCILVLLLIPRLIQKAELIGKQAQEKFDLNENCVERVGLKGGVGEQLSFAGGLVYSLSLLQATLHKYEQALSQCSVEIYKKVGFLYPEMSVHERSLDFLIDLLHKDQLDETVNVEPLTKAIKYYQHLYSIHLADQSEDCTIQLADHIRFTQSALDCMAVEVGRLRAFLYTGQEKADLAVLLKDLETSCSDIRQFCKKIRRRMPGTDAPGIPAALNFGQQVSDTLSDCRKHLTWVVAVLQEVAAAGAQMMSPLGEQDGLAAVKLEDVAFKAAEQIYGSQGANPFECLRQSCSIVIATMNKMATAMQEGEYDSDKPQSKNPPPVDLRAGALRAEITDAEGLGLKLEDRETVIKELKKSLKIKGEELSEANIRLSLLEKKLDSSSKDADERVEKIQTRLDEAQTLLKKKEKEFEETMDALQADIDQLESEKTELKQRINNQSKMTADGLRGSSPSGIASMVSGIAGGNMLAGVGPGSGVQVIDSPLLSQQIEAQRLCIKHLKNENNRLKAEKMRTQLASLPPLNVTKLPSKEGRPEVLSSALYRKTDQLLETLLQMSANVKVVDVTGKSPVTPSAQLLEQTARLQSLRETLDKLKGEVAEHVVNLQPGARVSSDFATFPSTSFVKATEEKNSDTMLVGRVLVPCPRGQEQVHRLVLSQSQLQRVHGLLQT, from the exons CAACCCAGCCGACCTGCCGGCGGCGGAGGGAAGGGGGCCGCGTCCGGCTCGGCGTCGGCGTCGGCCGGCGAGATGAGCAGCAGCGAGCCCAGCACGCCGGCGCAGACCCCGCTGGCTGCACCGGTCATCCCGACCCTCCACTCTCCTGGAAACCCGCCGGCCCCCGGCCCCAGCAAG gaggaggaggcccTGCGCTCTCAGGTGAAGGACCTGGACGAGAAGCTGGAGACGCTGAAGATGAAGCGAACGGAGGACAAAGCCAAGCTGAAGGAGCTGGAGAAGCACAAGATccagctggagcagctgcaggagtGGAAGACCAAGATGCAGGAGCAGCAGGCggagctgcagaaacaactCAAAGAGGCAAAAAGG GAGGCTAAGGAAGCCATGGAGGCCAAGGAGCGGTACATGGAGGAGATGTCGGACACGGCCGACGCCATCGAGATGGCGACTCTGGATAAGGAGATGGCTGAGGAGCGAGCAGAGTCCTTACAGCTGGAGGTCGACTCCCTGAAGGAGAGAGTGGAGGAGCTCACCATGGACCTGGAGATCCTAAAGCACGAGATTGAGGAAAAAG GTTCGGACGGCGCCGCCTCCAGTTATCACGTGAAGCAGCTGGAAGAGCAGAACAGCAGGTTAAAGGAAGCTTTGGTCAG GATGCGCGACCTCTCTGCGTCGGAGAAGCAAGAACACGTGAAGCTGCAGAAGCagatggagaagaaaaacacGGAGCTCGATTCTCAGAGAGGCCAGAAGGAAAAGCTTCAAGAGGAGATGACGGCAGCGGAAAAGACGATAGACGAGCTGAAAGAACAG GTGGATGCAGCTTTGGGGGCGGAGGAGATGGTGGAGATGCTGACGGAGAGAAACCTGGATCTGGAGGAGAAAGTCCGGGAGCTGAGAGAGACGGTCACAGACCTG GAAGCTATAAATGAGATGAATGATGAGCTGCAGGAGAACGCCAGAGAAACGGAGCTGGAGCTCAGGGAGATGTTGGACCTGGGAGCAGCCAGAGTCCGTGAGGCTGAGAAACGAGTTGAGGCGGCACAGGAGACCGTGGCGGATTACCAGCAGACCATCAAGAAGTACAGAGAGCTGACCGCTCACCTGCAG GAGGTGAACAGAGAGCTGACCAGCCAGCAGGAGGCCTCAgcggagctgcagcagcagccgccaGCAGAGATGTTTGACTTCAAGATTAAGTTTGCGGAGACAAAGGCTTATGCCAAG GCCATCGAGATGGAGCTGAGGAAGATGGAGGTGGCTCAGGCCAACAGACACGTGTCTCTTCTGACCTCCTTTATGCCTGAATCCTTCCTTCGTCATGGAGGAGACCATGACTGCATCCTGGTCCTGTTGCTCATCCCCAGACTCATTCAAAAG GCTGAGCTGATCGGCAAACAAGCGCAGGAGAAGTTTGACCTGAATGAAAACTGTGTGGAGCGAGTCGGCCTGAAGGGCGGCGTCGGTGAGCAGCTGAGCTTCGCAGGCGGCCTCGTCTACTCTCTCAGTCTGCTTCAAGCTACTCTCCACAAATACGAGCA AGCTTTGTCTCAGTGCAGCGTAGAGATCTACAAGAAGGTGGGCTTTTTGTACCCAGAGATGAGTGTACATGAGCGCTCTCTGGATTTCCTCATTGACCTGCTGCACAAAGACCAGCTGGACGAGACGGTCAACGTGGAGCCGCTCACCAAGGCCATAAAATACTATCAG CACTTGTACAGCATCCATCTGGCAGATCAGAGTGAGGACTGCACTATCCAGCTGGCTGATCACATCAGA TTCACCCAGAGTGCCTTGGACTGCATGGCAGTGGAGGTGGGCCGCCTGCGGGCGTTCCTGTACACGGGTCAGGAGAAGGCTGACCTGGCGGTGCTGCTGAAGGATTTGGAGACTTCCTGTAGTGACATCAGGCAGTTCTGTAAGAAGATTCGCCGCAGAATGCCAGGAACAGATGCACCCGGCATCCCTGCTGCACTTAACTTCGGACAACAG GTGTCCGACACACTCTCCGACTGCAGAAAACACCTGACCTGGGTGGTGGCAGTGCTGCAGGAAGTGGCTGCTGCCGGAGCTCAGATGATGTCTCCTCTCGGCGAACAGGATGGGCTCGCGGCAGTCAAACTGGAGGATGTGGCATTCAAGGCTGCAGAACAG ATCTATGGATCTCAGGGCGCCAACCCCTTTGAGTGTCTGCGACAATCCTGTAGCATTGTCATAGCAACCATGAATAAAATGGCTACTGCCATGCAGGAGGGAGAGTATGACTCAGACAAGCCGCAAAGCAAG AACCCTCCACCAGTGGATCTGCGGGCTGGAGCTCTTCGAGCCGAAATCACAGACGCCGAAGGTCTGGGCCTGAAGCTGGAGGACCGAGAAACGGTCATCAAAGAGCTGAAGAAGTCTCTAAAGATCAAG GGAGAAGAGCTGAGCGAGGCGAACATCCGACTCAGTCTGCTGGAAAAGAAGCTGGACAGCTCGTCCAAAGATGCCGACGAACGTGTCGAGAAGATCCAGACCCGTCTGGATGAGGCCCAGACCCTGctgaagaagaaggagaa GGAGTTCGAGGAGACCATGGACGCCCTGCAGGCGGACATCGACCAGCTGGAGTCCGAGAAGACGGAGCTGAAGCAGCGAATCAACAACCAGTCGAAGATGACCGCGGACGGACTGAGAGGCAGCAGCCCGTCAGGAATCGCTTCCATGGTTTCAGGAATAGCTGGAg GCAACATGTTGGCCGGAGTCGGCCCGGGCTCCGGCGTCCAGGTCATCGACTCTCccctgctgagtcagcagatcGAAGCCCAGCGGCTTTGCATCAAACACCTGAAGAACGAGAACAACCGGCTGAAG GCGGAGAAGATGCGCACCCAGCTCGCCTCCCTGCCGCCGCTCAACGTGACCAAGCTTCCCTCCAAGGAAGGACGACCCGAAGTGCTCTCCAGCGCCCTCTACCGCAAAACCGACCAGCTCCTCGAGACTCTGCTGCAGATGAGCGCCAACGTCAAGGTGGTGGACGTCACTGGAAAATCCCCGG TGACACCTAGTGCTCAGCTCCTGGAACAGACGGCACGTCTTCAGTCCCTGAGAGAGACTCTGGACAAACTGAAG GGTGAGGTAGCAGAGCATGTCGTCAACCTGCAGCCCGGAGCTCGAGTCTCGTCAGACTTTGCAACGTTCCCCTCAACCTCTTTTGTTAAG gcGACCGAAGAGAAGAACTCCGACACGATGCTGGTGGGTCGAGTCCTGGTGCCGTGTCCCCGCGGTCAGGAGCAGGTCCACCGCCTCGTTCTGTCCCAGTCCCAGCTGCAGAGAGTCCACGGTCTCCTGCAGACCTAA